Proteins from one Archocentrus centrarchus isolate MPI-CPG fArcCen1 chromosome 8, fArcCen1, whole genome shotgun sequence genomic window:
- the LOC115784866 gene encoding uncharacterized protein LOC115784866 isoform X3 → MKEPVVIGLFCGPKKPSSAKDFLEDFVTELQQLENGFDLEGKQLNLKLHTVIFDTPARSFIKNTKNHNAYHGCDECVQPGNYINRRMTYPCADYALRTDESFTNMADESRHHEGPHPFIGSSVGMVSQFPLDYMHLVCLGVVRRMLHIWLRGPLNFRLPASIVERMSAKLLEMHSFIPVEFARKPRSLRELDRWKATEFRQFLLYTGPVMLGTFLDQNMYYNFMLLFSGVAILVSPRLSCHTQYARTLLKCFVSHFGEIYGKDQIVYNVHGLVHLAGDVQLHGCLDSFSAFPYENYLHKLKKLIRKPEFPLAQIIRRLSEIRIMEAPLSCTSFKKPHYVGPIIGGLSVKAQYGEMTCDKWTVKVSTGDNVFVIGNDICCIHNIVECSDGVYVVYKEFSDKSLFFDYLNIYKISQTSDSFKCVKVSELVVKCTVLPHRDGFVAIPMFHAF, encoded by the coding sequence ATGAAGGAACCTGTAGTTATAGGTTTGTTCTGTGGACCAAAGAAACCAAGTTCAGCAAAAGACTTCCTTGAAGACTTTGTTACAGAGTTACAACAGCTTGAAAATGGTTTTGATTTAGAAGGTAAACAGTTAAATCTCAAGCTGCATACAGTCATCTTTGACACACCAGCCAGgtcctttattaaaaacacaaagaaccacAATGCCTACCATGGATGTGACGAATGTGTGCAGCCTGGAAACTATATTAACAGACGCATGACATACCCATGTGCAGACTATGCCCTACGGACAGATgaatcattcacaaacatggcCGATGAGAGTCGTCATCATGAAGGACCACATCCATTTATTGGCAGTAGTGTGGGTATGGTTTCACAGTTCCCTCTAGATTACATGCATTTAGTTTGTTTAGGAGTTGTTAGAAGAATGCTACACATCTGGCTCAGGGGTCCTCTGAATTTTCGATTGCCTGCGAGCATAGTGGAAAGAATGTCAGCAAAACTGTTAGAAATGCATTCCTTTATTCCTGTAGAGTTTGCACGGAAGCCCAGATCTCTGAGGGAATTGGATCGTTGGAAGGCCACAGAATTTAGACAGTTTCTCCTGTACACAGGACCTGTAATGCTAGGCACATTTCTGGATCAAAATATGTACTATAATTTCATGCTACTCTTCTCTGGTGTTGCTATTTTAGTTAGTCCTAGACTGTCCTGCCACACACAGTATGCCCGTACTttgctgaaatgttttgttaGTCACTTTGGTGAAATATATGGAAAAGATCAAATTGTTTATAATGTACATGGTTTGGTCCATCTAGCAGGTGATGTGCAACTACATGGTTGTCTGGACTCATTTTCTGCATTTCCTTATGAAAATTATCTGCATAAGCTTaaaaagctcatcaggaaaccaGAGTTCCCCCTTGCCCAAATAATCCGTCGATTGTCTGAAATTAGAATTATGGAAGCTCCTTTAAGTTGTACctcttttaaaaagccacaTTATGTTGGACCAATTATAGGTGGActgtcagtgaaagcacagTATGGTGAAATGACCTGTGATAAGTGGACTGTTAAAGTTTCAACTGGggataatgtttttgttattggaAATGATATTTGTTGTATACATAACATTGTAGAGTGCAGTGATGGAGTCTATGTGGTATACAAGGAATTCTCAGATAAATCTTTGTTCTTTGATTATttgaatatttataaaatttcacaaacatcaGATTCATTCAAGTGTGTTAAAGTGTCAGAGCTTGTTGTAAAATGTACTGTTTTGCCTCATAGAGATGGTTTTGTGGCCATACCAATGTTCCATGCCTTTTAG
- the LOC115784866 gene encoding uncharacterized protein LOC115784866 isoform X4, whose amino-acid sequence MPYGQMNHSQTWPMRVVIMKDHIHLLAVVWMFHLVEFQSNKAVAVVPENWCCDGATYWPNYRNDERVDKAVKNVEEPGPDWKTYDIRIIKSCDQYFEARQLLKKSLTCSTSDLQSEEEEEEIRPKRKPKAIHFFGDSDSDTEEVYLKRKARAAVRRPLQPPAPVIQPPPFTGASIHTIASSAKTPSPPLLAQMENRPRDEPTPSSSHVYRPTWKGGRYGSDTITCSAAEVQILSLLEYIKHQQDQLTTKVNYLTNKLNSTVQEREIPDPVQFPLQSMEEVENFEKWLKDPANSHLKQSVISSLAAIGGHDPRSITWNILSRMFHSDIGQKINWTGANGKGGFSQMTSKTVLLDAVRKTHVSRAATEEEIRKHAIRWFNLAADRGRRRRPPVTIPNQC is encoded by the exons ATGCCCTACGGACAGATgaatcattcacaaacatggcCGATGAGAGTCGTCATCATGAAGGACCACATCCATTTATTGGCAGTAGTGTGG ATGTTCCATTTGGTCGAGTTCCAGAGCAACAAAGCAGTAGCAGTAGTACCAGAAAACTGGTGCTGTGATGGTGCTACCTACTGGCCCAACTATAGAAACGATGAAAGAGTGGATAAGGCAGTAAAAAATGTAGAGGAACCAGGACCAGACTGGAAGACATACGATATCAGAATTATCAAATCATGTG ATCAGTACTTTGAGGCACGACAGCTTCTGAAGAAATCGCTTACATGCAGCACATCAGACCTTCagtcagaagaggaagaggaggaaatacGACCAAAAAGGAAGCCAAAGGCAAT TCATTTCTTTGGGGACTCTGACAGTGACACAGAAGAAGTTtacctgaaaaggaaagccagaGCTGCAGTAAGACGCCCACTACAACCACCTGCTCCAGTTATCCAACCACCACCTTTCACTGGGGCTAGCATCCACACAATTGCTTCTTCTGCAAAAACTCCATCACCACCACTGCTTGCCCAGATGGAAAATAGACCAAGAGATGAGCCAACTCCTTCTTCAAGCCATGTCTACAGGCCTACTTGGAAAGGGGGACGGTATGGCTCAGACACAATTACCTGCTCTG ctgcagaagtTCAAATATTGAGCTTACTGGAGTACATTAAACACCAACAAGACCAATTAACCACCAAAGTAAACTATCTGACCAACAAGCTGAACTCAACTGTCCAAGAAAGAGAAATACCTGACCCTGTACAGTTTCCACTACAATcaatggaggaagtggagaaTTTTGAGAAATGGCTCAAAGATCCTGCTAACTCTCACCTGAAGCAGAGTGTG atttcttcaCTGGCAGCCATCGGGGGGCATGATCCAAGAAGTATCACATGGAACATTCTTTCCCGCATGTTCCACAGTGACATTGGACAGAAGATAAATTGGACAGGGGCCAATGGAAAGGGAGGTTTCTCCCAGATGACATCAAAAACAGTACTCTTGG ATGCAGTAAGAAAGACCCACGTGTCCCGTGCtgccacagaagaggagatTCGGAAACATGCCATACGATGGTTCAATCTGgcagcagacagaggaagaaggcggCGTCCTCCTGTTACCATCCCGAATCAATGCTGA
- the LOC115784866 gene encoding uncharacterized protein LOC115784866 isoform X6, giving the protein MPYGQMNHSQTWPMRVVIMKDHIHLLAVVWMFHLVEFQSNKAVAVVPENWCCDGATYWPNYRNDERVDKAVKNVEEPGPDWKTYDIRIIKSCDQYFEARQLLKKSLTCSTSDLQSEEEEEEIRPKRKPKAIDTEEVYLKRKARAAVRRPLQPPAPVIQPPPFTGASIHTIASSAKTPSPPLLAQMENRPRDEPTPSSSHVYRPTWKGGRYGSDTITCSAAEVQILSLLEYIKHQQDQLTTKVNYLTNKLNSTVQEREIPDPVQFPLQSMEEVENFEKWLKDPANSHLKQSVISSLAAIGGHDPRSITWNILSRMFHSDIGQKINWTGANGKGGFSQMTSKTVLLDAVRKTHVSRAATEEEIRKHAIRWFNLAADRGRRRRPPVTIPNQC; this is encoded by the exons ATGCCCTACGGACAGATgaatcattcacaaacatggcCGATGAGAGTCGTCATCATGAAGGACCACATCCATTTATTGGCAGTAGTGTGG ATGTTCCATTTGGTCGAGTTCCAGAGCAACAAAGCAGTAGCAGTAGTACCAGAAAACTGGTGCTGTGATGGTGCTACCTACTGGCCCAACTATAGAAACGATGAAAGAGTGGATAAGGCAGTAAAAAATGTAGAGGAACCAGGACCAGACTGGAAGACATACGATATCAGAATTATCAAATCATGTG ATCAGTACTTTGAGGCACGACAGCTTCTGAAGAAATCGCTTACATGCAGCACATCAGACCTTCagtcagaagaggaagaggaggaaatacGACCAAAAAGGAAGCCAAAGGCAAT TGACACAGAAGAAGTTtacctgaaaaggaaagccagaGCTGCAGTAAGACGCCCACTACAACCACCTGCTCCAGTTATCCAACCACCACCTTTCACTGGGGCTAGCATCCACACAATTGCTTCTTCTGCAAAAACTCCATCACCACCACTGCTTGCCCAGATGGAAAATAGACCAAGAGATGAGCCAACTCCTTCTTCAAGCCATGTCTACAGGCCTACTTGGAAAGGGGGACGGTATGGCTCAGACACAATTACCTGCTCTG ctgcagaagtTCAAATATTGAGCTTACTGGAGTACATTAAACACCAACAAGACCAATTAACCACCAAAGTAAACTATCTGACCAACAAGCTGAACTCAACTGTCCAAGAAAGAGAAATACCTGACCCTGTACAGTTTCCACTACAATcaatggaggaagtggagaaTTTTGAGAAATGGCTCAAAGATCCTGCTAACTCTCACCTGAAGCAGAGTGTG atttcttcaCTGGCAGCCATCGGGGGGCATGATCCAAGAAGTATCACATGGAACATTCTTTCCCGCATGTTCCACAGTGACATTGGACAGAAGATAAATTGGACAGGGGCCAATGGAAAGGGAGGTTTCTCCCAGATGACATCAAAAACAGTACTCTTGG ATGCAGTAAGAAAGACCCACGTGTCCCGTGCtgccacagaagaggagatTCGGAAACATGCCATACGATGGTTCAATCTGgcagcagacagaggaagaaggcggCGTCCTCCTGTTACCATCCCGAATCAATGCTGA
- the LOC115784866 gene encoding uncharacterized protein LOC115784866 isoform X5 — protein sequence MSSVTDQFSLPSPLHLVCYLTEMFHLVEFQSNKAVAVVPENWCCDGATYWPNYRNDERVDKAVKNVEEPGPDWKTYDIRIIKSCDQYFEARQLLKKSLTCSTSDLQSEEEEEEIRPKRKPKAIHFFGDSDSDTEEVYLKRKARAAVRRPLQPPAPVIQPPPFTGASIHTIASSAKTPSPPLLAQMENRPRDEPTPSSSHVYRPTWKGGRYGSDTITCSAAEVQILSLLEYIKHQQDQLTTKVNYLTNKLNSTVQEREIPDPVQFPLQSMEEVENFEKWLKDPANSHLKQSVISSLAAIGGHDPRSITWNILSRMFHSDIGQKINWTGANGKGGFSQMTSKTVLLDAVRKTHVSRAATEEEIRKHAIRWFNLAADRGRRRRPPVTIPNQC from the exons atgtcttcTGTTACAGATCAATTCAGCCTGCCTTCCCCCCTCCACCTTGTCTGCTACCTCACTGAA ATGTTCCATTTGGTCGAGTTCCAGAGCAACAAAGCAGTAGCAGTAGTACCAGAAAACTGGTGCTGTGATGGTGCTACCTACTGGCCCAACTATAGAAACGATGAAAGAGTGGATAAGGCAGTAAAAAATGTAGAGGAACCAGGACCAGACTGGAAGACATACGATATCAGAATTATCAAATCATGTG ATCAGTACTTTGAGGCACGACAGCTTCTGAAGAAATCGCTTACATGCAGCACATCAGACCTTCagtcagaagaggaagaggaggaaatacGACCAAAAAGGAAGCCAAAGGCAAT TCATTTCTTTGGGGACTCTGACAGTGACACAGAAGAAGTTtacctgaaaaggaaagccagaGCTGCAGTAAGACGCCCACTACAACCACCTGCTCCAGTTATCCAACCACCACCTTTCACTGGGGCTAGCATCCACACAATTGCTTCTTCTGCAAAAACTCCATCACCACCACTGCTTGCCCAGATGGAAAATAGACCAAGAGATGAGCCAACTCCTTCTTCAAGCCATGTCTACAGGCCTACTTGGAAAGGGGGACGGTATGGCTCAGACACAATTACCTGCTCTG ctgcagaagtTCAAATATTGAGCTTACTGGAGTACATTAAACACCAACAAGACCAATTAACCACCAAAGTAAACTATCTGACCAACAAGCTGAACTCAACTGTCCAAGAAAGAGAAATACCTGACCCTGTACAGTTTCCACTACAATcaatggaggaagtggagaaTTTTGAGAAATGGCTCAAAGATCCTGCTAACTCTCACCTGAAGCAGAGTGTG atttcttcaCTGGCAGCCATCGGGGGGCATGATCCAAGAAGTATCACATGGAACATTCTTTCCCGCATGTTCCACAGTGACATTGGACAGAAGATAAATTGGACAGGGGCCAATGGAAAGGGAGGTTTCTCCCAGATGACATCAAAAACAGTACTCTTGG ATGCAGTAAGAAAGACCCACGTGTCCCGTGCtgccacagaagaggagatTCGGAAACATGCCATACGATGGTTCAATCTGgcagcagacagaggaagaaggcggCGTCCTCCTGTTACCATCCCGAATCAATGCTGA